One window of Catonella massiliensis genomic DNA carries:
- a CDS encoding helicase-related protein — translation MSNTDLKFFTNEPDRDLYSRFAAILKSNTQFFDSLVGYFRTSGFFRMYEPLETVEKIRILVGLNVDRYTVKIIDKVKDETRYAAISAIEGKEIVASEIEREFETAESSSRVEKGVRTFIDWMKSGKLEMRMYTETPIHAKVYIMRKDPEKVPDTFGSVITGSSNFSEAGLVNNLEFNVELKDSGDVEFALEKFEELWEKGVDIRDTYIEAVEQNTWIKDDITPYQLYLKTLYEFFKEEINADKESFETLLPDGYMKLQYQIDAVTQARQKLDAYNGVFISDVVGLGKTYICALLANSFNRNSYKLIVCPPVLVDYWRSVLQEFDVARCDVESLGKLDKILKKGADKYDYVFIDEAHRFRNSKTEGYKDLHTICQGKKVILISATPINNYTSDVENQIYLFQAKRNGTINGIKNIEGFFSELNKKLKNTKKDSPKYFKQLRENSEIIRDKLIREIMIRRTRTEIKQYYKEDLEKQGLTFPKFGNPEKIAYLFDEETDDAFNQTIKIIKEFKYSRYMPLLYLKDKYKKKYETMLVGQRNIGGFMKGILVKRLESSFHAFRKTLNRFIESYEKFLEMSKTGEVYISKKVDVYDLLDDGNLNKLMYLVENQDAMKFDTKEFKPEFFKDLKSDLAQLKSMQMIWSMIDADPKLDEFKRNLAENGLIKGKKVIVFTEAKDTADYLYEELKKSYGERIINCSSESSKVLRDEIEDSFNPKFKNKNNDKYDLLITTDVLAEGINLHRANVLINYDLPWNPTRIMQRVGRVNRVGSEFDRIYVFNFFPTAQSEEHMPLEQRILAKLQAFHDTFGEDSKYFSNVEVVSAKELFAKLDSDLDMEGESTTPELAYLNVIRQVRDNDPKLYALIKRLPKKAKTGKISEKISDEATVTFIRRGALKTFFMSTTDGTSQIPFMEAINYIKAEPDEKKIKVSSSFYEQMENNSIAFDSMLEKEEEVSVEKVKITGNDAQIIRDFRAMKRDHRFTDSQIEIIDKLITIWEEGKIPAKVSKDVMKIKTGDILELYNERIKLVDPVYYKSGTGKTTVEIGEKQIVLSSYMKNKGVDL, via the coding sequence ATGAGTAATACAGATTTAAAGTTTTTTACAAATGAACCTGACAGAGATTTATATAGTCGATTTGCAGCTATCTTAAAAAGCAATACACAGTTTTTTGATTCTTTGGTAGGCTATTTTAGGACAAGCGGTTTTTTCAGGATGTATGAACCACTGGAAACGGTAGAAAAGATTAGGATTCTGGTTGGTCTTAATGTTGATAGATACACAGTTAAAATTATTGATAAGGTAAAAGATGAAACAAGGTATGCAGCTATATCAGCTATCGAAGGAAAGGAGATTGTTGCTAGTGAGATTGAAAGAGAATTTGAAACTGCTGAAAGCTCATCTAGGGTTGAAAAAGGGGTTCGTACTTTTATAGACTGGATGAAATCTGGAAAGCTTGAAATGAGAATGTACACCGAAACTCCTATTCATGCAAAAGTATATATAATGCGTAAAGATCCAGAGAAAGTTCCAGATACATTTGGAAGCGTAATTACAGGCTCTAGTAATTTTTCTGAAGCAGGTCTAGTAAATAATCTTGAATTTAATGTGGAACTAAAGGATAGTGGTGATGTAGAGTTTGCACTTGAAAAATTTGAAGAACTTTGGGAAAAGGGAGTAGATATCCGTGACACTTACATTGAAGCAGTAGAACAAAATACTTGGATAAAAGATGATATTACACCATATCAGCTATATTTAAAGACTTTGTATGAGTTTTTTAAGGAAGAGATTAATGCAGACAAAGAAAGTTTTGAAACCCTTCTTCCTGATGGATATATGAAATTACAGTATCAGATAGATGCTGTAACACAGGCTAGACAGAAGTTAGATGCTTATAATGGGGTGTTTATTTCTGATGTAGTAGGACTTGGAAAAACTTACATTTGTGCTTTGCTTGCAAATAGCTTTAACAGAAACTCATATAAGCTAATAGTATGCCCCCCGGTTCTTGTAGATTACTGGAGAAGTGTATTACAGGAGTTTGATGTTGCAAGGTGTGATGTAGAATCTCTTGGTAAATTGGATAAAATTTTAAAAAAAGGGGCTGATAAATACGATTATGTATTTATTGATGAAGCACACCGTTTCCGTAATTCTAAGACAGAAGGCTACAAAGATTTACATACAATCTGCCAAGGTAAGAAAGTTATTCTTATTTCTGCAACGCCTATTAATAATTATACCAGTGATGTTGAAAACCAGATTTATCTTTTTCAGGCAAAGCGGAATGGAACAATTAATGGAATTAAGAATATTGAAGGATTTTTTAGTGAGCTAAATAAAAAGCTCAAAAATACAAAGAAAGATTCTCCTAAATATTTTAAACAGCTTAGGGAAAACTCTGAAATCATCCGTGATAAGCTGATACGTGAAATAATGATCCGTAGAACAAGGACAGAAATTAAGCAATATTATAAAGAAGACCTTGAAAAGCAAGGGCTCACATTTCCAAAGTTTGGAAATCCGGAGAAAATAGCATATTTATTTGATGAGGAAACAGATGATGCCTTTAACCAGACTATAAAGATTATTAAGGAATTTAAGTATTCTCGCTATATGCCTCTTTTATACTTGAAAGATAAATACAAGAAGAAGTATGAAACAATGCTTGTAGGGCAGCGCAATATAGGTGGGTTTATGAAGGGAATTCTTGTAAAGCGTCTAGAAAGTAGTTTCCATGCTTTTAGAAAGACTCTTAATCGATTCATTGAATCCTATGAAAAATTCCTAGAGATGTCAAAGACAGGAGAAGTTTATATAAGCAAAAAGGTAGATGTTTATGACCTCTTGGATGATGGTAATTTGAACAAACTGATGTATCTGGTTGAAAATCAGGATGCTATGAAGTTTGATACAAAAGAGTTTAAACCAGAATTTTTCAAAGACTTAAAGTCGGATTTGGCCCAGTTAAAGTCCATGCAGATGATTTGGTCAATGATAGATGCAGATCCAAAACTAGATGAATTTAAGAGGAATCTTGCAGAAAATGGGCTTATAAAAGGGAAAAAAGTTATAGTTTTTACTGAAGCTAAGGATACTGCCGACTATTTATACGAAGAGTTAAAGAAAAGCTACGGAGAAAGAATCATAAATTGCAGTTCCGAAAGCAGTAAGGTACTGAGAGATGAGATTGAGGATAGTTTTAATCCAAAATTTAAGAATAAAAATAATGATAAGTATGATCTACTTATTACTACAGATGTATTGGCGGAGGGTATTAATCTACACCGTGCGAATGTCCTTATAAACTATGACCTTCCTTGGAATCCTACTCGTATTATGCAGCGTGTAGGTCGTGTTAATAGGGTTGGATCAGAATTTGATAGAATTTATGTGTTTAACTTCTTCCCTACTGCACAGAGTGAAGAACATATGCCATTAGAGCAGAGAATTTTAGCAAAATTACAGGCTTTTCATGACACATTTGGAGAAGACTCAAAGTATTTTTCTAATGTGGAAGTCGTATCCGCTAAGGAACTATTTGCCAAACTGGATTCAGACCTAGATATGGAGGGAGAAAGTACTACTCCTGAATTAGCGTATCTGAATGTAATAAGACAGGTTCGCGACAATGATCCAAAGCTTTATGCACTCATTAAGAGACTTCCAAAGAAAGCTAAAACTGGAAAGATATCTGAAAAGATTTCAGATGAAGCGACGGTTACTTTTATCCGCAGAGGAGCATTAAAAACATTTTTCATGAGCACAACAGATGGAACAAGCCAGATACCATTTATGGAGGCGATTAACTACATAAAGGCAGAACCAGACGAAAAAAAAATCAAGGTTTCCAGCAGCTTCTATGAACAGATGGAAAACAATAGTATTGCTTTTGACAGCATGCTTGAGAAAGAGGAAGAGGTATCTGTAGAAAAGGTAAAGATAACAGGTAATGATGCCCAGATTATTAGAGATTTCAGAGCCATGAAGAGGGATCACAGATTTACGGATAGCCAGATAGAGATAATTGACAAACTGATTACTATTTGGGAAGAAGGAAAGATTCCTGCAAAAGTTTCAAAAGATGTGATGAAAATAAAAACGGGAGATATATTAGAATTATACAATGAAAGAATAAAGTTGGTAGATCCTGTCTATTATAAGAGTGGAACAGGTAAGACCACAGTAGAGATTGGAGAAAAGCAGATTGTGCTTTCATCCTACATGAAAAATAAAGGGGTAGATTTATAA